One part of the Microtus ochrogaster isolate Prairie Vole_2 chromosome 16, MicOch1.0, whole genome shotgun sequence genome encodes these proteins:
- the Optn gene encoding optineurin isoform X1 produces the protein MSHQPLSCLTEKGDSPCETPGNGPPSMVHPSLDTFTPEELVQQMKELLVENHQLKEAIKLNNQVMKGRFEELSAWTEKQKEERQMFETQSKEAKEHLTALSQENERLKDELEKLREKSERLFEGSIDVSGLPRAKLEQEVEQLKAQVMRLQAEKADLLGIVSELQLKLNSSGFSEDSFVEIRMAEGEAEGAVKELKNSPVPTRPDFFNMTKSTEDARTCMEFEELTVSQLLLCLREGNQKVERLEFALREAKERISEFEKKANNRSEIETQTEGSREEGEEDKDPESVGSEVEILNVRVTSLFKELQEAHTKLSEAELMKKRLQEKCQALERKNSATPSELTEKQELVYNNKKLELQVESMRAEIKMEQAKTEDEKSRLATLQSTHNKLLQEHNNALKTIEELTRKQAEKVDKMMLQELHEKLELAERALASKQLQMDKMKQTIAKQEEDLETMAVLRTQMEVYCSDFHAERAAREKIHEEKEQLALQLAILLKENNDFEDGGSRQSLMEMQSRHGARTSDSDQQAYLLQRGAEDMSWRQQQPRSLPIHSCPKCGEVLPDMDTLQIHVMDCII, from the exons ATGTCCCATCAACCTCTGAGCTGCCTGACTGAGAAGGGGGACAGCCCCTGTGAGACCCCAGGAAATGGACCCCCCAGTATGGTTCATCCCAGCCTGGACACATTCACTCCTGAGGAGCTGGTGCAGCAAATGAAGGAGCTCCTGGTTGAGAACCACCAGCTGAAAG AAGCCATAAAGCTAAATAATCAGGTCATGAAAGGACGATTTGAGGAGCTTTCAGCCTggacagagaagcagaaggaagaacgCCAGATGTTTGAGACACAGAGCAAAGAAGCTAAGGAGCACCTGACAGCCTTGAGTCAAGAAAATGAGAGACTGAAGGACGAGCTTGAGAAACTAAGAGAGAAGTCAGAAAGGCTGTTTGAA GGTTCCATAGATGTCTCCGGGCTTCCCAGGGCAAAACTGGAGCAGGAAGTAGAGCAGTTGAAGGCCCAGGTGATGCGCCTTCAAGCTGAAAAAGCAGACCTGCTGGGCATCGTCTCAGAACTACAGCTCAAGCTCAACTCCAGTGGCTTCTCGgaagattcctttgttgagatcAGGATGGCT GAAGGAGAAGCTGAAGGGGCAGTGAAGGAACTAAAGAACAGTCCTGTACCTACAAGACCAGACTTCTTCAACAT GACCAAATCTACAGAAGATGCCAGGACATGTATGGAGTTTGAGGAATTAACTGTGAGCCAACTCCTGCTCTGCCTAAGGGAAGGAAACCAAAAGGTAGAAAGACTTGAATTTGCCCTCAGAGAAGCCAAAGAAAG aatttcagagtttgaaaagaaagcaaataaccgTTCTGAGATTGAGACCCAgacagaggggagcagagaagagggtgaAGAGGACAAAGACCCAGAAAGT GTTGGAAGCGAAGTGGAAATACTGAATGTTCGAGTAACATCTCTGTTTAAGGAGCTTCAAGAGGCACACACGAAACTCAGTGAGGCTGAGCTAATGAAGAAGAGACTTCAAGAAAA GTGCCAGGCTCTGGAGAGGAAAAACTCGGCCACCCCATCAGAGCTGACGGAGAAGCAAGAGCTCGTGTATAACAACAAGAAGTTAGAGCTGCAGGTGGAAAGCATGCGCGCTGAAATCAAGATGGAGCAAGCCAAGACGGAGGATGAAAA ATCCAGGTTAGCCACTCTGCAGTCAACACACAACAAACTTCTTCAGGAACATAACAATGCACTGAAAACAATTGAGGAGCTAACCAGAAAACAg gcagaaAAGGTGGACAAGATGATGCTGCAAGAACTTCATGAAAAGCTGGAGCTGGCAGAGCGGGCTTTGGCATCCAAGCAGCTTCAGATGGACAAGATGAAACAGACCATTGCTAAGCAGGAGGAGGACCTGGAAACCATGGCTGTCCTCAGGACTCAG ATGGAGGTGTACTGCTCAGATTTTCATGCTGAGAGAGCAGCAAGAGAGAAGATTCATGAAGAAAAGGAGCAGCTGGCCCTGCAGCTGGCGATTTTGCTGAAAGAGAACAATGACTTTGAGGATGGAGGCAG TAGGCAGTCCTTGATGGAAATGCAGAGCCGGCATGGGGCAAGAACCAGTGACTCTGACCAGCAAGCTTACCTGCTTCAAAGAG GAGCCGAGGACATGAGCTGGAGACAGCAGCAGCCACGGAGTCTTCCGATTCACTCGTGCCCCAAATGTGGAGAAGTTCTGCCGGACATGGACACGCTACAGATCCATGTCATGGACTGCATCATTTGA
- the Optn gene encoding optineurin isoform X2, whose product MSHQPLSCLTEKGDSPCETPGNGPPSMVHPSLDTFTPEELVQQMKELLVENHQLKEAIKLNNQVMKGRFEELSAWTEKQKEERQMFETQSKEAKEHLTALSQENERLKDELEKLREKSERLFEGSIDVSGLPRAKLEQEVEQLKAQVMRLQAEKADLLGIVSELQLKLNSSGFSEDSFVEIRMAEGEAEGAVKELKNSPVPTRPDFFNIISEFEKKANNRSEIETQTEGSREEGEEDKDPESVGSEVEILNVRVTSLFKELQEAHTKLSEAELMKKRLQEKCQALERKNSATPSELTEKQELVYNNKKLELQVESMRAEIKMEQAKTEDEKSRLATLQSTHNKLLQEHNNALKTIEELTRKQAEKVDKMMLQELHEKLELAERALASKQLQMDKMKQTIAKQEEDLETMAVLRTQMEVYCSDFHAERAAREKIHEEKEQLALQLAILLKENNDFEDGGSRQSLMEMQSRHGARTSDSDQQAYLLQRGAEDMSWRQQQPRSLPIHSCPKCGEVLPDMDTLQIHVMDCII is encoded by the exons ATGTCCCATCAACCTCTGAGCTGCCTGACTGAGAAGGGGGACAGCCCCTGTGAGACCCCAGGAAATGGACCCCCCAGTATGGTTCATCCCAGCCTGGACACATTCACTCCTGAGGAGCTGGTGCAGCAAATGAAGGAGCTCCTGGTTGAGAACCACCAGCTGAAAG AAGCCATAAAGCTAAATAATCAGGTCATGAAAGGACGATTTGAGGAGCTTTCAGCCTggacagagaagcagaaggaagaacgCCAGATGTTTGAGACACAGAGCAAAGAAGCTAAGGAGCACCTGACAGCCTTGAGTCAAGAAAATGAGAGACTGAAGGACGAGCTTGAGAAACTAAGAGAGAAGTCAGAAAGGCTGTTTGAA GGTTCCATAGATGTCTCCGGGCTTCCCAGGGCAAAACTGGAGCAGGAAGTAGAGCAGTTGAAGGCCCAGGTGATGCGCCTTCAAGCTGAAAAAGCAGACCTGCTGGGCATCGTCTCAGAACTACAGCTCAAGCTCAACTCCAGTGGCTTCTCGgaagattcctttgttgagatcAGGATGGCT GAAGGAGAAGCTGAAGGGGCAGTGAAGGAACTAAAGAACAGTCCTGTACCTACAAGACCAGACTTCTTCAACAT aatttcagagtttgaaaagaaagcaaataaccgTTCTGAGATTGAGACCCAgacagaggggagcagagaagagggtgaAGAGGACAAAGACCCAGAAAGT GTTGGAAGCGAAGTGGAAATACTGAATGTTCGAGTAACATCTCTGTTTAAGGAGCTTCAAGAGGCACACACGAAACTCAGTGAGGCTGAGCTAATGAAGAAGAGACTTCAAGAAAA GTGCCAGGCTCTGGAGAGGAAAAACTCGGCCACCCCATCAGAGCTGACGGAGAAGCAAGAGCTCGTGTATAACAACAAGAAGTTAGAGCTGCAGGTGGAAAGCATGCGCGCTGAAATCAAGATGGAGCAAGCCAAGACGGAGGATGAAAA ATCCAGGTTAGCCACTCTGCAGTCAACACACAACAAACTTCTTCAGGAACATAACAATGCACTGAAAACAATTGAGGAGCTAACCAGAAAACAg gcagaaAAGGTGGACAAGATGATGCTGCAAGAACTTCATGAAAAGCTGGAGCTGGCAGAGCGGGCTTTGGCATCCAAGCAGCTTCAGATGGACAAGATGAAACAGACCATTGCTAAGCAGGAGGAGGACCTGGAAACCATGGCTGTCCTCAGGACTCAG ATGGAGGTGTACTGCTCAGATTTTCATGCTGAGAGAGCAGCAAGAGAGAAGATTCATGAAGAAAAGGAGCAGCTGGCCCTGCAGCTGGCGATTTTGCTGAAAGAGAACAATGACTTTGAGGATGGAGGCAG TAGGCAGTCCTTGATGGAAATGCAGAGCCGGCATGGGGCAAGAACCAGTGACTCTGACCAGCAAGCTTACCTGCTTCAAAGAG GAGCCGAGGACATGAGCTGGAGACAGCAGCAGCCACGGAGTCTTCCGATTCACTCGTGCCCCAAATGTGGAGAAGTTCTGCCGGACATGGACACGCTACAGATCCATGTCATGGACTGCATCATTTGA